In one Nicotiana tomentosiformis chromosome 6, ASM39032v3, whole genome shotgun sequence genomic region, the following are encoded:
- the LOC104121384 gene encoding ADP,ATP carrier protein ER-ANT1 translates to METRSENFSVDFLMGGTAAIVAKSAAAPIERVKLLLQNQGELMKRGQLKRPYMGIGDCFQRVLQEEGLVSLWRGNQANVIRYFPTQASNFAFKGYYKTLFGYSKEKDGYAKWFAGNVASGSAAGATTSLFLYHLDYARTRLAMDAKECPLTGKRQFKGLIDVYSKTLSSDGVVGLYRGFGASIMGITLYRGMYFGLYDSMKPIVLVGPLQDNFLASFLLGWSITTSSGVCAYPFDTIRRRMMLTSGQETKYRNSMHALREIIRVEGFAALFRGVSANMLYGVAGAGVLAGYDKLHQIVYRPAYSFESQRAFNK, encoded by the exons ATGGAAACTAGATCAGAAAACTTTTCTGTGGATTTTCTGATGGGGGGAACGGCAGCCATTGTAGCAAAAAGTGCTGCAGCACCAATTGAGAGAGTAAAACTTTTGTTGCAGAATCAGGGAGAATTGATGAAGAGAGGTCAACTTAAGAGACCTTATATGGGAATCGGTGATTGCTTTCAAAGAGTTTTGCAGGAGGAGGGTCTTGTCTCACTGTGGAGGGGAAACCAGGCCAATGTTATAAGATATTTCCCAACTCAG GCTTCCAACTTTGCTTTCAAAGGTTACTACAAGACTCTCTTTGGATATTCAAAAGAGAAAGATGGATATGCAAAGTGGTTTGCAGGCAATGTGGCTTCAGGTAGCGCTGCTGGGGCAACCACTTCTCTGTTCCTTTATCACTTGGACTATGCAAGGACTCGCTTGGCAATGGATGCTAAGGAGTGCCCACTTACCGGTAAACGTCAGTTTAAGGGGCTAATCGATGTTTACTCTAAGACATTGTCAAGTGATGGAGTTGTTGGCCTTTATCGGGGTTTTGGCGCCTCAATTATGGGAATAACTCTGTACCGAGGCATGTACTTTGGGCTCTATGACTCCATGAAGCCAATTGTTTTAGTTGGACCCTTACAG GACAATTTTCTTGCCAGTTTCCTGTTGGGTTGGAGCATAACCACTTCCTCTGGGGTATGTGCCTACCCATTTGACACAATCCGCAGAAGAATGATGTTAACTTCAGGGCAAGAAACAAAGTATAGGAACTCCATGCATGCACTCCGTGAAATTATACGCGTTGAAGGTTTTGCTGCACTTTTTAGAGGAGTAAGCGCAAACATGCTATATGGTGTGGCAGGGGCTGGAGTACTTGCAGGTTATGATAAATTACACCAAATTGTATATAGACCTGCATACAGTTTTGAGTCTCAAAGAGCCTTCAACAAGTAA
- the LOC104121383 gene encoding uncharacterized protein: MMRVRTKLPGFCKSKTVVRVGARSSSQPYKKNGLIKFDKTDNKNNIEMSFNSVDSRQDFESTGNNNRVMVVVDPSLDANCALQWALSHTVQSQDTIILLYVSKISNEGEKANSEFNQKAYELLCSMKNMCQTRKPGVQVEIAIQEGKEKGAVIVEEAKQRNVSLLVLGQRKRSIMWRLLRIWTRKRSRSRVVKYCIQKANCMTVAVRRKSSKSGGYLITTKRHKKFWLLA; encoded by the exons ATGATGCGTGTCCGTACAAAGTTACCAGGATTCTGCAAAAGCAAAACTGTGGTCCGTGTTGGAGCGCGTTCGTCTTCCCAGCCATACAAGAAGAATGGCCTGATCAAATTCGATAAAACTGACAACAAAAACAACATAGAAATGAGTTTCAATAGTGTAGACTCGAGGCAAGATTTTGAGAGTACTGGCAATAATAATAGAGTTATGGTTGTTGTTGATCCTAGTCTTGATGCCAATTGTGCTTTGCAATGGGCACTTTCTCATACTGTTCAAAGTCAGGATACTATTATTCTTCTATATGTTAGCAAAATCTCAAATGAAG GTGAAAAAGCCAACAGTGAATTTAATCAGAAGGCCTATGAACTTCTTTGCTCCATGAAAAATATGTGCCAAACAAGGAAACCAGGG GTGCAAGTGGAGATAGCAATACAAGAAGGAAAAGAGAAAGGAGCTGTGATTGTAGAAGAAGCAAAGCAACGTAATGTGTCTTTACTGGTATTAGGACAGAGGAAAAGATCAATAATGTGGCGACTGCTAAGGATATGGACAAGGAAAAGGTCAAGAAGCAGAGTTGTAAAATATTGTATTCAGAAGGCCAACTGTATGACAGTTGCTGTGAGAAGAAAGAGCAGCAAATCTGGAGGATATCTGATTACTACTAAACGTCATAAGAAATTTTGGCTTTTAGCTTGA